One Ascaphus truei isolate aAscTru1 chromosome 9, aAscTru1.hap1, whole genome shotgun sequence genomic region harbors:
- the LOC142503240 gene encoding LOW QUALITY PROTEIN: glucosaminyl-phosphatidylinositol-acyltransferase PIGW-like (The sequence of the model RefSeq protein was modified relative to this genomic sequence to represent the inferred CDS: inserted 2 bases in 2 codons) has product MSEKLLKEAFISNLNGTSCTEISMGLSLPPLCLLCRGLLYILHYQKCGESFYSWKVYLFDFFLFVLPLVVSCTVLSNFLHFVPLVIATMSVLLLCTIYRGRNHYTNIPLQHTCKSLLKAHLENEXVPAVTALRVFINVFTAVSILAVDFPVFPRRYAKTETYGTGVMDFGVGCFIFSNALVSPEAKVKQNILQSKFARVSKQLLSVWPLILLGFGRLISVKAIEYHENVSEYGVHWNFFFTLAIVRVLTSLLLTIFPARKAWIIATILVSSYQAVLETTTLKRFVLHGSDGKDPRVGFLNANREGIFSIIGYMAIYVAGVQVGLYVLKKRTFVKEWMTAICNLMLIVFLLFVTFYLLQEYVELASRRMANIXNCLLFLSLILLCDLILVFAKYLVTGSKVPCTWNLCKSLGKSKKKDTLLKEGKRRIHLCLIEAVYRNQLLFFLQSNIMTGIVNKFVDTIHSNTLVSISVLLLYMFTNCMIMYILHINEITDKWSDTF; this is encoded by the exons ATGTCTGAAAAACTGCTGAAAGAAGCTTTTATAAGTAACCTCAATGGAACCAGCTGTACAGAAATCTCAATGGGCTTAAGTTTGCCCCCTCTCTGCTTGCTTTGTAGAGGATTGTTGTATATTCTTCATTATCAGAAATGCGGTGAATCGTTTTACTCGTGGAAAGTTTACCTGTTcgacttttttttatttgtgcttCCTCTTGTTGTGTCCTGCACAGTTTTGTCTAATTTCCTGCATTTTGTACCACTAGTCATTGCAACAATGAGTGTGTTGTTATTGTGCACCATATACAGAGGGAGAAATCATTACACAAACATACCACTTCAGCATACCTGCAAATCCCTCTTGAAAGCGCATCTAGAAAATG ACGTTCCAGCGGTTACAGCTCTACGTGTGTTCATTAATGTGTTCACTGCCGTTTCCATCTTGGCGGTGGATTTCCCAGTGTTTCCCAGGCGGTATGCTAAAACAGAGACTTATGGAACGGGAGTCATGGATTTTGGAGTGGGGTGTTTTATCTTTTCCAATGCTCTTGTTTCTCCGGAAGCCAAGGTGAAGCAAAATATTTTGCAATCTAAATTTGCCAGAGTGTCCAAGCAGTTGTTGTCGGTGTGGCCACTAATTCTCCTTGGATTTGGACGGTTGATCAGTGTCAAAGCAATAGAGTATCATGAGAATGTGTCAGAGTATGGAGTTCATTGGAACTTCTTTTTCACCTTGGCAATAGTCCGAGTGTTGACATCACTGCTGTTGACCATATTTCCAGCACGCAAGGCCTGGATTATAGCTACAATCCTTGTTTCAAGTTATCAAGCAGTGCTTGAAACTACCACCCTTAAGAGGTTTGTTTTACATGGCAGTGATGGGAAGGACCCGAGAGTTGGTTTCTTAAATGCTAACAGGGAGGGGATATTCTCAATTATTGGGTATATGGCCATTTATGTGGCTGGCGTACAAGTTGGATTGTATGTCTTAAAGAAGAGGACTTTTGTAAAAGAATGGATGACCGCCATCTGTAATCTGATGCTAATAGTTTTTTTGCTTTTTGTAACTTTCTATTTACTTCAGGAATATGTAGAACTAGCCTCCCGTAGAATGGCAAATA ACAATTGCCTCTTATTCCTCTCCTTAATATTACTATGTGACCTGATCTTGGTATTTGCAAAATATTTGGTGACTGGAAGCAAAGTTCCATGTACGTGGAATTTATGCAAGTCATTGGGCAAAAGTAAGAAGAAGGACACATTATTGAAAGAGGGTAAAAGGAGAATACATCTATGTCTAATTGAAGCTGTCTATAGAAACCAGTTACTCTTTTTCTTGCAATCAAATATCATGACAGGTATAGTAAATAAGTTTGTTGACACCATTCACAGCAACACTTTGGTTTCCATCTCTGTGCTTCTCTTATACATGTTTACAAACTGCATGATTATGTATATTCTTCATATAAATGAAATAACTGATAAGTGGTCAGACACCTTTTAA